In Erigeron canadensis isolate Cc75 chromosome 7, C_canadensis_v1, whole genome shotgun sequence, one DNA window encodes the following:
- the LOC122609271 gene encoding mitogen-activated protein kinase kinase kinase 18-like, producing MYNSNSDHKPNWVRKSCIGRGSFGTVSLAVVDEVKDAMFAVKSVDKKKNTDFVKCLESEIRILKSLSCPYVVTYLGDDETCEKSTVYRNLHMEYMSGGTVADVAKEMDIEDVRSYTRCITSALSYIHRKNIVHCDVKGKNVLIGKVPGVAKLADFGSAIELGGSWEGTRGSPLWMAPEVIRGEYQGPESDVWSLGCTVIEMITGKPAWQDRGADTLRQIGYSDDLPILELENSAPIYNDLIDFVYNCLKREQNERWSCDQLLHHPFLLSCSTPSPTPIKKFEFSPRCVFDWSDSSSSNESTTFEINNLDINYSSSKAKQRICQLASTSGVIWESEGWEVVRHVTITATLENLEQTETTSEYVDSILEEASVSGRANWEFGESNDCYSNDNESTNNDARSTIVGWMYRYIDHLYRCYMFVINKKSYFCLICMFAQRFYSMPWLYFNVKFFFFRIKYILYAYFMW from the coding sequence atgtACAATTCTAATAGTGACCATAAGCCCAATTGGGTACGAAAAAGTTGTATAGGAAGAGGGTCATTTGGGACAGTTAGTCTCGCGGTTGTTGATGAAGTTAAGGATGCTATGTTCGCCGTGAAATCCGTCGATAAAAAGAAGAACACGGATTTTGTCAAGTGTTTGGAGAGCGAGATTCGGATATTGAAGTCTTTGTCTTGTCCGTACGTTGTTACGTATTTAGGAGACGATGAAACGTGTGAGAAATCGACTGTTTATCGAAATTTACACATGGAGTATATGTCTGGTGGTACTGTTGCTGACGTGGCAAAGGAAATGGATATTGAGGATGTTAGGAGTTATACACGATGCATTACGTCAGCGTTGAGCTATATTCATAGAAAAAACATTGTTCATTGTGACGTGAAAGGAAAAAATGTGTTGATTGGCAAAGTGCCTGGTGTGGCTAAGCTTGCAGACTTTGGGTCGGCTATTGAATTGGGCGGGTCATGGGAAGGGACACGTGGAAGCCCGTTGTGGATGGCCCCAGAAGTTATTAGAGGGGAGTATCAAGGACCAGAATCTGATGTGTGGTCCTTGGGCTGCACAGTCATTGAGATGATTACTGGCAAGCCAGCTTGGCAAGACAGAGGAGCTGACACACTTCGTCAAATTGGATATTCTGACGATTTACCAATATTGGAGCTGGAAAATTCAGCTCCAATATATAatgatttgattgattttgtatataactGTCTGAAGCGGGAACAAAATGAGAGGTGGAGCTGTGATCAACTGCTCCACCACCCATTTTTGTTATCATGCTCAACTCCATCGCCAACACCGATCAAAAAATTTGAATTCTCACCTAGATGCGTATTTGATTGGTCTGATTCGAGCTCTTCAAATGAATCAACAACGTTCGAGATTAATAATTTGGATATAAATTACTCAAGCTCAAAAGCTAAACAGAGGATTTGTCAACTGGCTTCAACTTCAGGAGTAATTTGGGAATCAGAAGGATGGGAGGTAGTAAGGCACGTGACAATTACCGCAACTTTAGAAAATTTGGAACAGACTGAAACGACGTCGGAATATGTTGATTCTATCCTAGAGGAAGCAAGTGTAAGTGGGAGGGCAAATTGGGAATTTGGAGAATCTAATGACTGTTATAGTAACGATAATGAAAGTACAAACAACGATGCACGTAGTACTATAGTTGGTTGgatgtatagatatattgaCCATCTATATCGTTGTTACATGTttgtgattaataaaaaaagttacttttgtttaatttgtatgttTGCCCAAAGATTTTACTCTATGCCATGGCTTTACTTCAATgtcaagttttttttctttcgaatTAAGTATATTCTTTATGCATATTTTATGTGGTGA